The genomic region CACGCTGCACTCCATCCCCGGGCCTCTCGAGAAGGCCATCCGCGGACTGCCCATGCCCGGGCGTTTCGGCACCGAGCAGCGCAGGCGGGCGTTTCCCGAGGCCCGCTGGGATGTGGTGGAAGACGGTCCGGTGACCATCGAAACCCGCCCCCTCACATCCGTTGACCGCCCGGAAAAGATCCCGGGCTATTTCGCGGTGCTCCAGGCCCGCTGACCCCTCAGGCCCGCTGACGCATTTAGGGAGCCAGCAAAGGACTACCGAACCTTCAGCCAGGCGTGGGCCTCGGCCTTGTCAGTGAAGAACCTCGTGGGGCAGGGGAGCTTGTTGATGCCAAGGATGAAGTTAGCAATCACCCGGTCCACCGGCGACGCACCGAGCAGCGCAATCCGTGAGGCCTGGCAGGGACGGCCGAACACCGCACGGGCCCCGCGGCTCACATCGGCGGTGGTGGCCATATCCACGAGCATG from Arthrobacter globiformis harbors:
- a CDS encoding STAS/SEC14 domain-containing protein, whose amino-acid sequence is MNSNSTGRNTLFNLELDAEGLLRLTWARGASITEADAQAAMAQVNALCGDSRYPMLVDMATTADVSRGARAVFGRPCQASRIALLGASPVDRVIANFILGINKLPCPTRFFTDKAEAHAWLKVR